The nucleotide window GAAAATAAAGCACTTGAAATTCTAAAAAAGACAGCACTTGATATATTTGATGAGTTGAAAGTGTCTTCTAAAATAATACAGGATAAGATTATTGCCATGTGGGCATTGGTAGAAGGATTGACAGTTATTATAACTATGTCGGATATAAAGTATGATGAAAATTGGGACAAACGTATAGAAGAAATTTTAAATTCAGTAATGATTTTTGACGGAAATGAGAATTTATTAGAAAAAGTACAGTAATTTATTTTCCAAATAAAAAAATTTCAACATGATATAATTCGCTGCAACTTAAAGTTTGGGCAATATTTTATCTCTAAAGTATCGAAAAATTCAAAAAATGAATTTTAATGATTGACAAAACAGAAAAAAAGGAATATTATATATAAAAATGACTTGTGGGTCACTTTTTCAGAAAAGTGAAAAAAGGAGTGGAGATGATGAAAAAAGAAGACAAAAGACAAATGATTATAGAAAAATCAATAGAATTATTTTCTGAAAACGGATATCATAAAACAAAGGTAGAAGACATAACAAAGGCACTGGAAATATCTAAAGGGAATTTTTACACGTATTTTGACTCCAAAGAAGAAGTTTTATATGAAATTCTGGATAGAATAAAAGAAGAAAAAATAAAGGCACTAAAAGAAATAGACGTAAATGCAAATCCGAAAGAAATTTTAAAAGAATTTGTAAATAAAAGGAGTAATATATTTTTTAAATATATGAAAAAAACAAATATGCAGAATGTGGATGCTTTTTTAAAAGATCAGAAGATTGTCAATTATTTGAACGAAATTCAGATTATATCTGTAAATTTTATCGAAGAAAATATTATAAACAGAGGTGGAGGAGGGGAAAAATACAACAGCAGATTTATATCCGAATTTATACTTTTATCTATAGAAGGGTTCTTTCTGGATGAAGTTTTATCCGAAGGAATAGATTGTGAAAGAGGATACACTATGGAAAGAGAAAAAAAGATAGAACAGATAATAGAATTTATAAATAATGCATTAAAATAAGTCAGGAGGAAGAGATGAGAATAAAACAAATCGGCGTAGCAGTTACAATGATGTTATTTGCATTGCCTGTTTTCGTTTTCGGACAAAAGATAACCGTACAGGAAGCGGCGGAAATGGCAATAAAAAATAACAAAGATATAAAAATCGGAATGCTTGAAGTGGAAAAAGGTAAACTTGATGTGAATAAAGCGTGGAAAAGTGCTTATTTCAAGGTAACTTATAATGCAACGGCAAATAAGTATTTTAAAGATGTTAAATCGCCTTTTACAGGTAAATACAATCAGGCATACGGACAAAATGTTACATTGGCTCAGCCTATTTATACAGGGGGAGCTATAAAATCGGGGATAGAAATAGGAAAAAACTATTTGTCGTTAATGGAACTGTCTCTGGATAAAATAAGAAAAGATACGATGCTGAGTGTTATACAGGCGTATATAGATGTCTATGAAGCTGAAAATACGCTTGAAGTGCTGAAAAAGTCCAAAGAGGCGTTATCGAGAAATTATGAGGAACAGAAAGAAAAATATAAATTAAGACTGGTTACAAAGCCTGAATTTATAGAAGCTGAAAGAAGTCTGAAAGCAATAGAAGCCGATGTGATACAGCAAACTTCAAATATAGAAATAGCAAAAGAAGCATTGGGGAATATGATCGGAGTAAAAGACAGCGAGAAAATAGAAATCGTCCCTTTTACTGTAGAAGAAAAGTTCAGTAAAGCCGTAAATCTGAAAGATGATTTGGCAAAACTTACAACTAGAAATACCGAATATCAAATGGCTTTAAAACAGAAGGAAATAAGCAGAAAAAACATAGATCTTGAAAAAGCCGATTTGCGACCTAAAGTAACAGGAGTAGTAACTTACGGAACTTCTGACAGAACAAAATTTTCCGAAGTTTCAAAAACGAAAAACTATAACGGTACAATAGGGTTAAATTTATCATGGCAGATATTCGACTGGGGAGAAAATAAACTGGATGTGGAAAAAGCCAAAAGAAATCATGAAATAAAAGAAATAGAAGCGGAAAAAGCTCTTGATGATTTGAAAGTGGGAATGAAAAAAGTCTATTATCAGCTGCAGGCCCTTGAGAAAAGCCTTGAAGCTAAGAAAATAGCAGTCGAAAAAGCTGAAGAAGTGTATGAACTCGAACAGGAAAGATATTCTTACAGACTGATAACAATGAGAGATCTGCTTAATGCCGAATCAAACTTAAGACAGAGCAGAACAGACTATATAAGTTCAAAATTGAGATATTATTACTTAGTTTCAAGATACGGAGCATTTTTAGACTAATTATTCAATAAGAAATCGGAGGAAAGAAAAGGTATGAAAAACGGTAAAAAATCGTATTACAATAAATATATTTTAGGGCTGTTGGTATTGCTCATATTTGCAATATCATGCGGAAAAAAGAAGGAACAGAAAGTCGAAGAGGACTTAAGACCTGTAAAAACTGTACTTTTAAATCAGAGCGATATGTCTTTGGGATATACTGCAGGAGCTGAAATAAAAGGGAAAGAAGAAATACCTTATACAGCGGTAGTCAGCGGTGAGTTGACTGTGCTGAATGTAAAAGACGGAGATACTGTCCATGCAGGGCAGGTAATACTGGGGATAGACAATCAGGCGGCGAGATCCAACGTCCAGTCGGCATCTGCAAATTATAATGCTGCCAGAATACAGTATGAAAAATACAGTCAGTTATACCAAAAAAGACTGATTACTGAAACGGATTATCTGAATGCAAAAACAAATTATGAATCTGCAAGTGCAAATTTGGCATTGGCAAATGACAGTAACAGCAAATCCGTAATAAAAGCGGATATAAACGGTGTAATATCCGGACTTACTTTGGAAAGACATCAGCAAATAAGTGCGGGGCAGACATTGTTTAAAATAGTAAACGAGTCGGAAATGGAAATAAAAGTGGGAGTTTCTCCTAACGCTATAAGTAAAATAAAAGTGGGAACAGATGCAAAAATAAAAATAGACGAATTAAATAAAGAAGTTTCGGGAAAGGTTTATGAAATATCTGGAACTGCCGATACGAAAACAAGACAGTTTGTCGTTAAGATAAGAATACCGAATCCTGAAAAAGAAATAAAAAGCGGTATGTACGGTACGGCAAGTATAGATACAGGTATCGAAGCGGGAATAATAATACCCAAAGAAGCTATAGTTGTGAGAGGTGTACAACAGATTATATACATAGTAAGAGACGGAAAAGCCATGGCAATACCGATAAAAATACTGAATCAGAATGAAAAATATGCTGCAGTGGAAGGAGAAGGACTGACTGCAGGATCCGAACTTATAATTGACGGACAGAATGTAGTACAGGACGGAGAAAAACTGAAAAAAGTTAATTAGAAATAACCGGGAGAAAGGAGCAACAAAATGACAATAGCGGAATTCGCAACCAAAAGGGTCGTTTCAACAACGATGATAATAATATTTATGATTTTTGCCGGTTATAGTGCTATGAAAAATATGAAACAGGAATTAATACCGGATTTTAACTTTCCTTTTGTAGTCGTACAGACAAAATGGACAGGAGCAACGTCCGAGGACGTAGATACTCAAATAACAAAAAGAATAGAAGAAGCATCACTGAATGTAGACGGTATAAAAAATATAACAACTACTTCGGCATATGGAACATCGGTAGTAGTAATACAGTTTAATTTCGGATCAAATACCGATACAAAGAAAGTACAGATACAGTCTGAAATAGATAAAATCAAAAATGATTTGCCGACTGATGCGGACAGCCCTATAATATCAGGGGCAAATACAAGAGGAGGAAATTCCTCGATGGCTTTATTTATAATACTTAAAGGTGCAGATGAAGCCACTCTTACTTCTTTTGTTAAGGAAACTATGAAACCGAGATTACAGAGAAACAGAGGAATCGGAGATATAAGAGTAACGGGAAGTACCGAAAGAGAAATAAAAGTCGAACTAGATCCTTATAAACTGAAAGCGTTTAATTTGTCGCCTTCGGAAATATATTCCAAAATAAAAGCGGCAAATACAATAACTCCTGCGGGAACAGTAACTGACGGAGGGAAAAAATTTATTTTAAAAGTTTCGGGAGAAATAGAAAATCTCGAACAGGTTGAAAATATAATTTTATCCAATGATAACGGACAGACATTGAAACTTGCAGATATTGCAAAGGTGAGCTACAGCACAAAAGACAGAGAAACTTATACGAGAGTAAACGGAAAAGACGCTGTCGGAGTAATTATAGAAAAAACAAAAGACGGAAATATCGTGGAAATAGCCGATACCGCAAAAAAACAGCTGGAAGAAATGAAACCTTTATTTCCTAAAGGGTCAACCTACGAACTTATTACCGATAACAGTATAATGGTAAAAGATTCCATAGCCAACGTTACGAGCAGCGGATTACAGGCATTGGTTATAGCTGCTATAGTACTTATGGTATTCCTTAAAGATATAAGAGCTTCCATATTTATATCGTTGTCAATACCGATTTCTACAATGTTTACGCTATTCCTTTTAGGAACACAAGGGATCTCGCTGAATATGGTTTCTCTTATGGGGCTTGCTCTTGCGGTAGGATCACTGGTAGATAACTCGGTAGTTACACTGGACAATATATTCGATCATATGCAGGAATATAAAGAACCGCCTAATGTAGCTGCCGTACGTGGAACAAATGAAGTCGTTATGCCGATGATAGCTTCGACAATGACTTCGGTTTGTGTATTTTTACCGATAGTCATATTTGAAGGATTTACTAAAGCAGTATTTAAAAGTATTGCATTTTCAATGATGTTCGCATTAAGTGCTTCGATAATAGTGGCAGTTCTGTTTATTCCTATGGTATCGAGCAGATTTCTGAATTTGCAGAAAATACTGGACAGTAAAGATAAATCCAAATATTATAACGCTTTTAAAGAAAAGTACAAAAAAGCAATAGCGGCCGCACTGGATAACAAATGGAAAGTCGTTATAGGGACATTTGTAGGATTTGTGGCTACTATGGTAATATTCGGACCCATGGTAAAAACGGCATTTTTCCCGCAGATAGATAATAAAGAATATTCGGTGGTGGCTTCTCTTGCCACAGGACTGGATTTAGAAAAATCTTATGAAATTACTAAAAAAATAGAAGAAGCTGTAAAAGCCGATAAAAATACAAAAAGTTATTATTCGATATCTCAGACAGATGCTGCAATAGTAAATGTGAAAGTCGATAAAGATACTGCCAAAGCTATGGACAGAATAAGAGAAAAACTTAAAGATCTGCCTGATGTAAATTTAGCGGTACTTTTTGAAGAAACAACTTCGGCAAATGCCAATAAAGATTACTCTTTTGAAATAGAAGGAGAAAATGAAGATGAACTTAACAGAATTGCAAATTCGATAATAGGTGAAATAAAGAAAGAAAACTGGATGAAAGACGTAAAATCTTCCACAGAAGGAGGATATCCTCAGGCACAGCTTGAAATAAACAGAGAAAAAGCAGAAAGCTACGGAATAAATGTTACAAATCTGACAACTATGCTTAATATGTCTGTACTCGGTATAGCTCCTATAGAAATAACCGAAGGTACTGAAAAACTCGATGTAACATTGCAGTTGGAAGAACAGTACAGAAACTCGTTGGAAAAAATACTGGATCTCGAAATAAAAGCTTCAGACGGAGCCTATGTGAGAATAGGAGATATAGCAAAACTTTCCAATGTCGAAGGAACTTCGGAGATAACTAAGTATAACGGATCGAGAATAGTAACGGTAGGGTTTAACCTTGACAGTTCCAAAGGACTTAGTGATGCGGCAAAATTTGTAAATGCGGCATTTAAAAAAGCACGTCCTGCCCAAGGGTACAAACTGGCAACTGCAGGGAATGCAAGAAGCCAGGAAGAAATGGGCGGAGAAATGAGTCGTGCTTTGGGATTATCAATTGTATTGATATATATAGTATTAGCAATACAGCTTGAATCTTTTATACTGCCGTTCATAATAATGACTTCTCTGCCTTTATCGATAATAGGAGTCGTAATCGGAATGGTAATAACCCGTGTTCAGTTAAGTATGTTCGTTATGATAGGAATAATAATGCTTATGGGTATGGTTGTTAATAACGCCATTGTGTTACTGGATTTTGTAGCAAATATGCGGCAAAGAGGAGTCGGAATAAGGGAAGCACTTATAGAGTCGGGAGGATCGAGACTTCGTCCGATACTGATGACCACCCTTACAACAGTTTTGGGATGGATACCGATGGCCCTCGCCATAGGCGGAGGAACGGCAGGATACTATCAGGGAATGGCTATAGCGGTAATGTTCGGATTGTCTTTCTCTACACTGCTTACATTGATATTTATTCCGGTATTGTATTTAATAGTGGAAGAAGCAAAAGAAAAAAGAGCCGAAAAAAAGAAAAAGAAAGAAAATACACAATTAGCATAAAATAGGGTATAATATATTATATATCCGAAGGGAGAGATGGTCGATATGAAAAGACTTGAAGTATATTTTGACTCGTTTTTCTTGGAAAAAGTAAAAGAAGAACTGAATGAATACGGGCTTGAGAAATACGTTTTAGTTCCTGAAGTTTTCAGTGACTGGGGGAAACATCTGAAACATTTTAACAGTCATTTATGGCCGGGGACGGACAGTATACTCATAGCCTATGTGGAAGATGATCAGGGCGAAGAAATTATGAGGGTTATAAAGAAAATGAAAATAGATGTAGGGCATATGATCTCGATGGGAGCGGTTCTCATACCTATAGATGATATGATACTTTAAAATTATTTGATTTTTATAAAAAATATTAAAAAAGTACGAAAAGACGGTAGAAGTTCAAAAAAGGGACTTTTGCCGTTTTTATTTGAAAATACTTTATTCAGGCACAGGCAGCTGCAATTTTAAAATAAATTTTTTCTAATATTGAGATGATAAAATCCTATTACAATGAAAAAAACAAAATTAGGAGGGCAATTATGAAAAAATTTGCAATTTTAATTTCAACAGCGATTTCATTACAGTCTTTTGCAGCCGATTATCAAACGACAAAAGAAGAAAATGTCGGATTTTCAAAACAGGAGATTAGAAAAAATAACGCACAAATAGAAAGTGAAATAAAAAGAAGCATAGAAAATATAGTTAGTCCTGTTTCAAAGTACGAAATTCAGGAAATCAGCTATATGTCCGAAACAAATGCCGAAGTCAAAATAGGGCTTAAAGAAAC belongs to Pseudoleptotrichia goodfellowii and includes:
- a CDS encoding efflux RND transporter periplasmic adaptor subunit produces the protein MKNGKKSYYNKYILGLLVLLIFAISCGKKKEQKVEEDLRPVKTVLLNQSDMSLGYTAGAEIKGKEEIPYTAVVSGELTVLNVKDGDTVHAGQVILGIDNQAARSNVQSASANYNAARIQYEKYSQLYQKRLITETDYLNAKTNYESASANLALANDSNSKSVIKADINGVISGLTLERHQQISAGQTLFKIVNESEMEIKVGVSPNAISKIKVGTDAKIKIDELNKEVSGKVYEISGTADTKTRQFVVKIRIPNPEKEIKSGMYGTASIDTGIEAGIIIPKEAIVVRGVQQIIYIVRDGKAMAIPIKILNQNEKYAAVEGEGLTAGSELIIDGQNVVQDGEKLKKVN
- a CDS encoding TetR/AcrR family transcriptional regulator, whose product is MKKEDKRQMIIEKSIELFSENGYHKTKVEDITKALEISKGNFYTYFDSKEEVLYEILDRIKEEKIKALKEIDVNANPKEILKEFVNKRSNIFFKYMKKTNMQNVDAFLKDQKIVNYLNEIQIISVNFIEENIINRGGGGEKYNSRFISEFILLSIEGFFLDEVLSEGIDCERGYTMEREKKIEQIIEFINNALK
- a CDS encoding PG0541 family transporter-associated protein: MKRLEVYFDSFFLEKVKEELNEYGLEKYVLVPEVFSDWGKHLKHFNSHLWPGTDSILIAYVEDDQGEEIMRVIKKMKIDVGHMISMGAVLIPIDDMIL
- a CDS encoding TolC family protein encodes the protein MRIKQIGVAVTMMLFALPVFVFGQKITVQEAAEMAIKNNKDIKIGMLEVEKGKLDVNKAWKSAYFKVTYNATANKYFKDVKSPFTGKYNQAYGQNVTLAQPIYTGGAIKSGIEIGKNYLSLMELSLDKIRKDTMLSVIQAYIDVYEAENTLEVLKKSKEALSRNYEEQKEKYKLRLVTKPEFIEAERSLKAIEADVIQQTSNIEIAKEALGNMIGVKDSEKIEIVPFTVEEKFSKAVNLKDDLAKLTTRNTEYQMALKQKEISRKNIDLEKADLRPKVTGVVTYGTSDRTKFSEVSKTKNYNGTIGLNLSWQIFDWGENKLDVEKAKRNHEIKEIEAEKALDDLKVGMKKVYYQLQALEKSLEAKKIAVEKAEEVYELEQERYSYRLITMRDLLNAESNLRQSRTDYISSKLRYYYLVSRYGAFLD
- a CDS encoding efflux RND transporter permease subunit, translated to MTIAEFATKRVVSTTMIIIFMIFAGYSAMKNMKQELIPDFNFPFVVVQTKWTGATSEDVDTQITKRIEEASLNVDGIKNITTTSAYGTSVVVIQFNFGSNTDTKKVQIQSEIDKIKNDLPTDADSPIISGANTRGGNSSMALFIILKGADEATLTSFVKETMKPRLQRNRGIGDIRVTGSTEREIKVELDPYKLKAFNLSPSEIYSKIKAANTITPAGTVTDGGKKFILKVSGEIENLEQVENIILSNDNGQTLKLADIAKVSYSTKDRETYTRVNGKDAVGVIIEKTKDGNIVEIADTAKKQLEEMKPLFPKGSTYELITDNSIMVKDSIANVTSSGLQALVIAAIVLMVFLKDIRASIFISLSIPISTMFTLFLLGTQGISLNMVSLMGLALAVGSLVDNSVVTLDNIFDHMQEYKEPPNVAAVRGTNEVVMPMIASTMTSVCVFLPIVIFEGFTKAVFKSIAFSMMFALSASIIVAVLFIPMVSSRFLNLQKILDSKDKSKYYNAFKEKYKKAIAAALDNKWKVVIGTFVGFVATMVIFGPMVKTAFFPQIDNKEYSVVASLATGLDLEKSYEITKKIEEAVKADKNTKSYYSISQTDAAIVNVKVDKDTAKAMDRIREKLKDLPDVNLAVLFEETTSANANKDYSFEIEGENEDELNRIANSIIGEIKKENWMKDVKSSTEGGYPQAQLEINREKAESYGINVTNLTTMLNMSVLGIAPIEITEGTEKLDVTLQLEEQYRNSLEKILDLEIKASDGAYVRIGDIAKLSNVEGTSEITKYNGSRIVTVGFNLDSSKGLSDAAKFVNAAFKKARPAQGYKLATAGNARSQEEMGGEMSRALGLSIVLIYIVLAIQLESFILPFIIMTSLPLSIIGVVIGMVITRVQLSMFVMIGIIMLMGMVVNNAIVLLDFVANMRQRGVGIREALIESGGSRLRPILMTTLTTVLGWIPMALAIGGGTAGYYQGMAIAVMFGLSFSTLLTLIFIPVLYLIVEEAKEKRAEKKKKKENTQLA